A region of Fusarium keratoplasticum isolate Fu6.1 chromosome 6, whole genome shotgun sequence DNA encodes the following proteins:
- a CDS encoding PepX-C domain-containing protein yields the protein MAANTYSYSPYYRKAVPPNQVSPPLQPAPPLKHETILLEDRKTLFQKDVAIPMRDGVLLYADVYRPDPSLRAKTPTLVLFAPFGKHGAVPRERFQNMGVDIEKLSQHTHWELPDPLPWCGEWGYSFLLVDPRGIWWSEGDGSNHISPEQGRDGSDIVEWASQQECGRRSGSTGDIGWGGGVSYYAMSANQTAVLKPPHLKAIMIWEGISDIYREVNAPGGIPNVPFQHFWMNMTGNGLGMTEDHGAASIEHPLFDEYWQSKVVDWNLINVPVLAVTGWSSLGLHLRGTIEGWKQMSSPDKYLIIHAGREWSEFYKDENINKQRLFWDRYLQHVANDVEKWPRVELAVRTSATESLRRLESDFPPKAQLIKYRLTTDGKLVLNDGSASNSPPRYVAFIAHKSSSVALFDFKIDRRIEITGYSSVKLFIQGLSFPDVDLFVALQKIDKDGQTVKYYNSTQKLEADASFGWLRASHWELETAKSTPERLVHLHQRRLWLRPQDIVEVNVELWPSSTIWEAGETLRLAVKGTTFTDQENMTQFKGPSHSFGEVRIWTGGDYESELLVLDVAPSK from the exons ATGGCTGCCAATACCTACTCTTATTCTCCTTATTACCGAAAGGCTGTGCCACCCAACCAG GTCTCACCACCTCTccagccagctcctcccCTCAAGCATGAAACCATTCTCCTCGAAGATAGAAAAACCCTATTCCAGAAGGATGTAGCCATCCCGATGCGGGACGGTGTCTTGCTCTATGCCGACGTGTACCGTCCCGATCCCAGCCTCAGAGCCAAGACCCCCACCCTGGTGCTGTTCGCGCCATTCGGAAAGCACGGGGCCGTTCCTAGAGAGAGGTTTCAGAACATGGGAGTCGATATTGAGAAGCTGAGCCAGCATACTCATTGGGAGCTGCCTGaccctcttccttggtgtGGAGAATGGGGTTATTCCTTCTTGTTGGTCGACCCAAGGGGCATCTGGTGGTCCGAAGGCGATGGCTCGAACCACATCTCGCCAGAGCAAGGTAGGGATGGGTCTGACATTGTTGAGTGGGCATCGCAGCAAGAATG TGGACGTCGATCTGGGTCTACCGGCGACATTGGCTGGGGCGGCGGCGTATCCTACTACGCAATGTCCGCAAACCAGACCGCCGTGCTGAAGCCACCTCACTTGAAGGCCATCATGATCTGGGAAGGCATCTCGGACATCTACCGCGAGGTCAACGCGCCCGGCGGCATCCCCAACGTCCCCTTTCAGCACTTCTGGATGAACATGACTGGGAACGGCCTCGGCATGACCGAAGATCATGGCGCAGCCAGCATCGAGCATCCATTGTTTGACGAGTATTGGCAATCCAAAGTGGTTGACTGGAACCTGATTAATGTCCCCGTGTTAGCGGTGACAGGATGGTCATCGcttggccttcatcttcgtGGGACAATCGAGGGTTGGAAGCAAATGTCTTCGCCAGACAAGTACCTCATCATTCAC GCCGGCCGAGAGTGGTCTGAATTTTACAAGGACGAAAACATCAACAAGCAACGCCTATTTTGGGACCGCTACTTACAACACGTTGCGAACGATGTGGAAAAATGGCCTAGAGTTGAGCTGGCTGTCAGGACGTCGGCCACAGAGAGTTTGCGGCGCTTGGAATCCGATTTCCCTCCCAAAGCACAACTCATCAAGTATCGACTAACGACGGATGGCAAGCTCGTCCTTAACGACGGAAGTGCCAGCAACAGTCCTCCAAGATACGTCGCTTTCATAGCACACAAGTCCAGTTCCGTCGCTTTGTTCGATTTCAAAATTGACCGGCGTATCGAGATTACCGGGTACTCGTCAGTCAAGTTATTCATCCAGGGGCTCTCTTTCCCCGACGTGGACTTGTTTGTCGCGTTGCAAAAAATCGACAAGGATGGTCAGACTGTCAAATATTACAACTCTACACAGAAGTTGGAAGCCGACGCAAGTTTTGGTTGGTTGCGCGCCTCTCACTGGGAACTTGAGACGGCCAAGAGCACCCCTGAGAGGCTAGTTCACCTTCACCAGAGACGTCTCTGGCTGCGGCCCCAGGACATTGTTGAAGTTAACGTTGAGTTATGGCCTAGTAGCACCATTTGGGAAGCTGGCGAAACGCTCCGCCTTGCAGTCAAAGGGACGACCTTTACCGACCAAGAAAACATGACACAGTTCAAAGGGCCGAGCCACAGTTTCGGGGAGGTGAGGATCTGGACGGGTGGAGACTATGAGAGCGAGCTACTTGTTCTAGATGTTGCGCCCTCTAAATAA
- a CDS encoding FAA-hydrolase domain-containing protein, producing MAPNGTHLIRFLAEEDGQTHIGQLDSQKWLDAGPSLDRSEWVPANLDRGCAFDGVLTDERRTVKWLLSPLPMDEVPIIRCIGFNYRDHAREASMSISNVLVLFIKPRTAFNDPDPVKINIPKIAQDGTSDYEAELLVIISKTSRDIPKEKALDYVLGYTMMLELVPSNSRTAGGVSRKVGGPVIQNRP from the exons ATGGCACCGAATGGGACTCATCTCATTCGTTTCCTagccgaggaagatggtcaaACTCACATCGGACAACTCGATTCTCAAAAATGGCTCGACGCTGGTCCAAGTTTGGATCGCAGTGAATGGGTTCCAGCCAATCTTGACCGAGGGTGTGCCTTTGACGGAGTACTCACGGACGAGCGGAGGACGGTGAAATGG TTGCTATCTCCTCTCCCCATGGACGAGGTTCCCATTATCCGCTGCATAGGGTTTAACTACCGCGACCATGCGAGGGAAGCCAGCATGTCGATTTCTAACGTGCTAGTCCTCTTTATCAAGCCGCGAACCGCATTTAACGATCCTGATCCAGTAAAGATCAATATACCTAAGATTGCTCAGGACGGAACAAGCGACTATGAGGCAGAATTATTGGTGATAATATCTAAGACGAGTCGCGACATCCCCAAGGAGAAAGCCCTAGACTATGTTTTGGGATACACGATGATGCTGGAGCTCGTGCCCAGCAATTCAAGAACGGCCGGTGGTGTTTCTCGAAAGGTGGGCGGGCCCGTCATTCAGAACAGACCCTGA
- a CDS encoding Fumarylacetoacetate hydrolase, which translates to MAPNWTHLIRFISEEDGQIHLGEVDAQQFPDVGLATLKGEKITAKLIQGSVYDGVVTDKTMHVSRLLSPIGIEDVPIIRCLGLNYRDHAKEANMPIPDVPVLFIKPRTALNGPYPAKIIVPKIAQDGSSDYEAELSIILSKTGRDIPLEQAMDYVLGYTCSNDVSARTQQFKNSQWSFSKGLDGSCPLGPTLVSPSAIGNPHKLGVKATHNGNVVQDTNTREMIFDIAHTIAFLSQGTTLEKGTVIMTGTGPGIGAMRNPKVVLNNGDDMRVEIEGIGTLINEVYYE; encoded by the exons ATGGCTCCTAACTGGACACATCTCATCAGGTTTAtcagcgaggaggacggaCAGATCCATCTAGGGGAAGTTGACGCCCAACAGTTCCCAGATGTCGGACTTGCCACTTTGAAAGGAGAGAAGATCACTGCCAAATTGATCCAAGGATCAGTTTATGATGGTGTGGTGACAGATAAGACCATGCACGTTTCTCGG CTTCTCTCGCCTATCGGGATTGAGGATGTGCCCATCATCCGCTGCCTGGGCCTCAACTACCGCGACCatgccaaagaagccaaTATGCCTATCCCGGATGTGCCAGTTCTCTTCATAAAGCCTCGCACGGCGCTTAACGGCCCGTATCCCGCCAAGATCATCGTGCCAAAAATTGCGCAGGATGGTTCCAGCGATTATGAGGCGGAGCTATCCATAATCCTATCTAAGACCGGCCGGGATATCCCCTTGGAACAGGCCATGGACTATGTCCTAGGATATACTTGCAGCAATGACGTGAGTGCTCGCACTCAACAGTTCAAGAACAGCCAATGGTCTTTCTCAAAAG GCCTCGACGGATCTTGCCCACTTGGACCAACTCTGGTGTCGCCATCAGCCATTGGCAACCCGCATAAGCTTGGGGTCAAGGCCACCCATAACGGCAATGTGGTACAAGATACAAATACTAG AGAAATGATCTTTGATATCGCGCACACAATTGCTTTCCTCTCTCAAGGCACCACATTGGAAAAGGGCACCGTTATCATGACCGGCACTGGTCCTGGTATAGGAGCGATGCGCAACCCAAAGGTGGTCCTCAACAATGGCGATGACATGCGCGTAGAGATTGAGGGAATTGGCACTTTAATTAATGAAGTTTACTACGAGTGA